One genomic segment of Hydrocarboniclastica marina includes these proteins:
- the minD gene encoding septum site-determining protein MinD, whose amino-acid sequence MAKIICVTSGKGGVGKTTSSASISTGLAKRGFRTVVIDFDVGLRNLDLIMNCERRVVYDFVNVIQGEATLTQALIKDKRADQLFILPASQTRDKDALTKEGVERVLNELKKTFDYIICDSPAGIEHGALMALYFADAAIVVTNPEVSSVRDSDRILGIMQSKSRKAELGEGPLEEHLLLTRYNPERVSRGEMLSVEDVQEILAIPLLGVIPESQTVLSASNQGVPVILDNESEAGLAYEDAVARLLGETRELRFLEVEKKGFFKRMFRG is encoded by the coding sequence TTGGCTAAGATTATTTGCGTTACCTCCGGCAAGGGCGGCGTGGGAAAAACGACCTCCAGCGCGTCCATCAGTACGGGTCTGGCGAAACGTGGTTTCAGGACTGTCGTCATCGACTTCGACGTAGGCCTGCGTAACCTCGACCTGATCATGAATTGCGAGCGCCGGGTGGTCTACGACTTCGTCAACGTCATCCAGGGCGAGGCCACCCTGACCCAGGCGCTGATCAAGGACAAGCGCGCAGACCAGCTTTTCATCCTGCCGGCGTCCCAGACCCGGGATAAGGACGCGCTGACCAAAGAAGGCGTTGAGCGTGTCCTTAACGAACTCAAGAAAACGTTTGACTACATCATCTGCGATTCGCCCGCAGGCATAGAGCATGGGGCACTGATGGCCCTCTACTTCGCCGACGCCGCGATTGTCGTGACCAACCCTGAGGTATCGTCGGTACGCGATTCTGACCGTATCCTCGGCATCATGCAGAGCAAGTCGCGCAAGGCCGAACTGGGCGAAGGACCGCTTGAGGAGCACCTGCTCCTGACGCGTTACAACCCCGAACGGGTCAGTCGCGGTGAAATGCTGTCCGTGGAAGACGTCCAGGAAATCCTCGCGATCCCGTTGCTGGGTGTCATACCCGAGTCGCAGACAGTGCTAAGCGCCTCGAACCAGGGCGTTCCGGTCATTCTCGATAACGAAAGCGAAGCCGGGCTTGCCTATGAGGACGCCGTGGCGCGACTGCTTGGAGAGACGCGCGAGCTGCGCTTCCTCGAAGTGGAGAAGAAGGGCTTCTTCAAACGGATGTTCCGGGGGTAA
- the dinB gene encoding DNA polymerase IV — MTERPRKIIHVDCDAFYASLEIREQPELARLPIAVGGSADRRGVIATCNYEARRYGIHSAMASATAMRLCPDLRILPPRFDLYRAVSLQMREIFADYTEVIEPLSLDEAFLDVSESDACQGSATLMARQIRQRVRQELGITVSAGVAPNKFLAKVASDWNKPDGLMVLTPDEVADFVKRLPVSKINGVGKVTAAKLANLGVESCGDLQGLPQETLLSRFGKQGLRLYHLARGEDQRAVQPERVRKSLSVEQTYDVDLANLAEVARALPGLLDELRTRFGRKVDDDGAVAKRFVKVKFSDFTQTTLEQTLSGTHQGWDSLADYQRLMNAAWKRGAKPARLLGVGIRFRDDLADSAAQRQLLLFGPDY, encoded by the coding sequence ATGACCGAACGTCCCCGGAAAATCATACACGTCGATTGCGACGCGTTTTATGCCTCGCTGGAAATACGGGAACAACCCGAATTGGCCAGGTTGCCCATTGCAGTGGGTGGCAGTGCTGACCGGCGCGGCGTCATCGCCACCTGCAACTACGAAGCCCGGCGCTACGGCATCCATTCAGCGATGGCCTCCGCCACGGCCATGCGGCTCTGTCCCGACCTTAGAATCCTGCCGCCCCGGTTCGACCTCTACCGTGCCGTTTCCCTTCAGATGCGCGAGATTTTTGCTGACTATACCGAAGTCATTGAACCGCTTTCACTCGATGAAGCCTTCCTCGATGTCAGCGAGTCCGACGCATGCCAGGGCAGTGCTACGCTCATGGCCCGGCAGATTCGCCAGCGGGTCCGGCAGGAACTCGGCATTACGGTCTCGGCCGGGGTCGCGCCCAACAAGTTCCTGGCCAAGGTGGCCAGCGACTGGAACAAGCCCGACGGGTTGATGGTCCTGACGCCTGATGAGGTGGCCGATTTCGTCAAGCGTTTGCCAGTGTCGAAGATCAACGGCGTCGGTAAGGTAACAGCCGCGAAACTGGCAAATCTGGGCGTTGAAAGCTGCGGCGATCTGCAGGGGCTGCCACAGGAGACACTGCTCAGCCGTTTCGGCAAGCAGGGGCTGCGGCTGTATCACCTGGCCCGCGGCGAGGATCAGCGTGCGGTGCAGCCCGAGCGGGTCCGCAAGTCGTTATCGGTCGAGCAGACCTATGATGTCGACCTGGCGAACCTGGCGGAGGTGGCCCGGGCTCTGCCAGGGCTGCTGGATGAGCTGCGCACGCGTTTTGGCCGCAAGGTAGATGACGACGGTGCGGTGGCGAAACGGTTTGTGAAAGTGAAGTTCAGTGATTTCACCCAGACCACGCTCGAACAGACTCTGAGTGGCACTCATCAGGGCTGGGATTCGCTGGCGGATTATCAACGCCTGATGAACGCGGCGTGGAAGAGAGGCGCCAAACCGGCCCGATTGCTGGGGGTGGGTATCCGCTTCCGGGACGACCTGGCAGATTCTGCAGCGCAGAGGCAGTTACTGCTGTTCGGTCCAGACTACTGA
- the minE gene encoding cell division topological specificity factor MinE, translated as MSFFDYFRSKKNNSASIAKERLQIIVAHERGQRDQPDYLPALQQELLEVIRKYVQIDDDQVQVQLDKNASCSVLELNVTLPDRL; from the coding sequence ATGAGTTTTTTCGACTACTTCCGAAGCAAGAAGAACAATTCCGCCTCTATCGCCAAGGAGCGTTTGCAGATCATCGTGGCGCACGAGCGGGGCCAGCGGGACCAACCCGACTACCTGCCGGCTCTCCAGCAGGAATTACTGGAGGTTATCCGCAAGTATGTCCAGATAGATGATGACCAGGTTCAGGTCCAGCTGGACAAGAATGCCAGCTGCTCGGTCCTCGAACTCAATGTGACGTTACCGGATCGGCTCTGA
- the minC gene encoding septum site-determining protein MinC: MIDTLATDEPCLQLKGITVPLTMLELRFFDSAAFEQQLEEKIRQAPEFFKNMPLVLGLDKFEQGAGDVDFFQIIGICRRHNIHIVAVRGGDDDIRRLALNAALAWLPADQGRPSPAREKAAARDEAPDRTVPPAEEPAGTKTAPAAAVPTKVVSQPVRSGQQIYAAEGDLILLAPVSAGAEVLAAGNIHAYSVLRGRALAGVHGNTEARIFCRSLEAELVSIAGHYKISEDLQESCWKQPAQVQLTDEVLTVKPLD, encoded by the coding sequence ATGATCGATACTTTGGCCACCGATGAGCCCTGCCTGCAACTCAAGGGAATCACGGTGCCGCTGACGATGCTGGAACTGCGTTTTTTTGATTCAGCGGCCTTTGAACAACAGCTGGAAGAAAAGATTCGTCAGGCGCCCGAATTCTTCAAGAACATGCCGCTGGTGCTGGGTCTGGACAAGTTCGAACAGGGCGCCGGCGACGTCGATTTTTTCCAGATTATCGGCATCTGCAGACGCCACAACATACATATTGTTGCGGTGCGGGGCGGCGACGACGATATCCGTCGGCTGGCACTGAATGCCGCCCTCGCCTGGCTGCCGGCTGACCAGGGCCGGCCGTCTCCGGCGCGGGAGAAAGCTGCCGCCAGGGACGAAGCCCCCGACCGCACGGTTCCGCCGGCGGAAGAGCCGGCGGGCACAAAGACGGCGCCGGCCGCGGCCGTTCCGACCAAAGTCGTATCCCAGCCGGTGCGTTCCGGTCAGCAGATATACGCTGCAGAAGGCGACCTTATCCTTTTGGCGCCCGTAAGCGCCGGCGCTGAGGTACTGGCCGCCGGAAACATCCACGCCTATAGCGTATTGCGGGGTCGCGCCCTCGCGGGCGTCCACGGTAATACCGAAGCGCGGATATTCTGCCGGTCGCTGGAGGCAGAGCTTGTGTCCATCGCCGGACACTATAAAATCTCGGAAGATCTACAGGAAAGCTGCTGGAAACAACCAGCCCAGGTCCAGCTCACGGATGAAGTTCTGACCGTCAAGCCGCTGGACTAG
- a CDS encoding MATE family efflux transporter has translation MITPQTDRRELGRALFRLTWPMLFGVAALLGFQLVDSAFVGQLGVAPLAALGFTVPVQQLIIGLQVGLGIATTALVSKALGAKRLDKARELSGLVVAAGTGAITILCLSLWWLRTPLLSLLGAEAALLPVISGFWLPWLFSAWLGAVLYFGYSIARANGNTRLPGMLMALTSLINLALDPLFIFVFDWGLPGAAWATVVAFGTGIAIVFPRIIRRGWMTARFRDVQPREGLAELGRISGPASVSQLLPPVSAMLATALVAAFGSTAVAAWGLGTRMEFFSIVVVLALTMSLPPMLGRYLGAGQLDEVRLLIRIAVRFTLLWQAGIAVAWMLLSGVLADLLSDDPAVADRVREYLLKVPLSYGGLGVCMLMVSVCNALGMPLRALTISALRLFVCYLPALWIGSQLAGLSGLFTAALIGNVAAGFVGWRLYRAGLKHVSGQSPDRPTGQEWDNRSDDKTG, from the coding sequence ATGATAACGCCCCAGACAGACCGCCGAGAATTGGGTCGCGCACTCTTTCGCCTGACCTGGCCCATGCTATTCGGCGTGGCGGCACTGCTTGGCTTCCAGCTGGTTGATAGCGCCTTCGTCGGGCAGCTCGGGGTGGCGCCGTTAGCAGCGCTGGGCTTTACGGTCCCGGTGCAGCAACTGATCATCGGGTTGCAGGTCGGGCTGGGTATCGCCACAACGGCTCTGGTGTCGAAAGCACTTGGGGCCAAGCGTCTGGATAAAGCCCGGGAACTATCTGGCCTGGTCGTCGCCGCCGGCACCGGGGCCATCACGATACTGTGCCTGTCGCTCTGGTGGTTGAGAACGCCTCTGCTGAGCCTGCTGGGTGCGGAGGCGGCATTGTTGCCGGTCATTTCCGGATTCTGGCTACCCTGGCTGTTCAGCGCGTGGCTCGGAGCAGTGCTCTACTTCGGTTACAGCATCGCCCGGGCCAACGGCAATACCCGTTTACCGGGCATGCTGATGGCGCTTACCAGCCTTATCAACCTGGCGCTGGATCCGCTATTCATCTTCGTCTTTGACTGGGGCCTTCCCGGCGCCGCCTGGGCGACGGTTGTGGCTTTTGGCACAGGTATTGCCATCGTCTTTCCCCGAATTATTCGCCGCGGCTGGATGACGGCGCGCTTTCGCGACGTGCAACCCCGCGAGGGTCTGGCAGAGTTGGGCCGCATCTCCGGTCCAGCCTCTGTCAGCCAGCTACTCCCACCGGTTTCAGCAATGCTGGCAACAGCGCTTGTGGCCGCGTTTGGTTCAACCGCCGTTGCGGCTTGGGGGCTCGGTACCCGCATGGAGTTCTTCTCTATCGTCGTGGTCCTGGCGCTCACCATGTCCCTGCCGCCCATGTTAGGACGCTATCTGGGCGCGGGACAGCTGGATGAAGTACGCCTCCTGATCCGCATTGCCGTCCGTTTTACCTTGTTATGGCAGGCCGGAATCGCTGTCGCCTGGATGCTGCTGTCCGGCGTGCTTGCAGATCTCCTTTCGGACGATCCCGCTGTCGCAGACCGGGTGCGCGAATACCTGTTGAAAGTTCCCTTGAGCTACGGCGGCCTGGGCGTGTGCATGTTAATGGTGTCGGTTTGCAATGCCCTGGGCATGCCGTTGCGGGCACTGACGATCTCCGCATTACGACTATTTGTATGTTATTTACCTGCGCTCTGGATCGGCTCCCAACTTGCGGGCCTGAGCGGACTGTTCACCGCAGCCCTTATCGGCAATGTCGCGGCAGGCTTTGTCGGCTGGAGGTTGTACCGCGCGGGGCTTAAACATGTGAGCGGGCAGAGCCCGGACCGGCCGACCGGACAGGAATGGGATAACAGAAGTGACGATAAAACTGGCTAG
- a CDS encoding CBS domain-containing protein has product MKPFLQTALVRAFDSGQRYLPLRLVRCATRQPADASIDVDEVVKVEPDLLLRDALYRMNEVFATQAAVVATNGRIIGWLTQDLLVSLFQSDADLALRSPCGDLLGKAQATSEAA; this is encoded by the coding sequence ATGAAACCATTCTTACAGACAGCTTTAGTGCGTGCTTTCGACTCTGGCCAGAGGTACCTGCCTTTGCGCCTGGTTCGCTGCGCAACACGTCAGCCGGCGGACGCCAGTATTGATGTGGACGAAGTGGTAAAGGTAGAACCGGACCTTTTGCTGCGGGATGCGCTGTACCGCATGAATGAGGTCTTCGCGACCCAGGCGGCGGTAGTGGCCACCAACGGGCGCATTATTGGCTGGCTCACGCAGGATCTACTGGTGTCTTTGTTTCAGAGCGATGCCGATCTCGCGCTACGTTCACCCTGTGGTGACCTTCTCGGGAAGGCGCAAGCCACGTCTGAGGCCGCCTGA
- a CDS encoding START domain-containing protein: protein MNGSRYRRSAFSAIVSSLLTAQSWAGLPPDSVDWNLERDEDDIRIYKASVSDSGFEAFKATTVINAPLSNVMAVMVDAESCEEWVHGCSHSEALDGGDFHDRKAYSVNDLPWPAADRDYVLHIRTHTSDESVTGESHDEADSPFIIMELSAVPDEREESGKVRVEHSDTLYQFFQIDDGRTHMTWIQHSEPNGSLPGWLVNSLAVDIPFNSLQNLQDVANSSTYSGYELVFNEQGELTAVRKEQ from the coding sequence ATGAACGGTTCCCGCTACCGCCGCTCTGCGTTTTCCGCGATTGTAAGCTCCCTGCTGACAGCCCAGTCCTGGGCCGGCCTGCCGCCGGACTCAGTGGACTGGAATCTGGAACGGGATGAAGACGACATCCGTATCTATAAGGCATCCGTGTCGGATTCCGGCTTTGAAGCGTTCAAGGCAACGACCGTGATCAATGCGCCGCTCAGTAACGTGATGGCGGTCATGGTCGATGCTGAGTCCTGCGAAGAGTGGGTGCATGGGTGCAGCCATTCCGAAGCACTGGACGGTGGCGATTTTCACGACCGTAAGGCCTACTCCGTTAACGACCTGCCCTGGCCCGCGGCAGACCGCGACTATGTGCTGCATATCCGCACCCATACCAGCGACGAAAGCGTCACCGGGGAGTCCCATGACGAAGCCGACAGCCCATTCATAATCATGGAGCTCAGTGCCGTGCCGGACGAACGCGAGGAGTCCGGCAAGGTCAGAGTCGAGCACTCCGACACGCTCTACCAGTTTTTCCAGATAGACGACGGGCGCACACATATGACCTGGATTCAGCATAGCGAGCCGAATGGTTCGCTTCCTGGCTGGCTGGTTAACTCACTTGCGGTAGATATCCCTTTCAACTCACTGCAAAACTTGCAGGACGTCGCGAACTCGTCAACCTATAGCGGTTATGAGCTGGTCTTCAACGAGCAGGGCGAACTGACTGCGGTGCGAAAGGAACAGTAA